ctctctctctctcatgcacacacacacatgcatacatACTGACCGACGGTTTTGTTCATCCCCGCATATCCCCGGATGCTAGCACCAAGTCGAAGATGAAGAAGAGTGACCTCTTTTAGCGTGACTGTACGACGTTATCCTCGACACGGTACGGTGGGTTTTGGTGGCGTTGTACAATGACAACCAAACCACGAAAGGGAAGTTCGGCGTCCAAGTCCACCCTAGTCAACCCCGGTGGAATGGGGGAGACGCAGTAAATGTAGCAGTACGCCTAAGAAGCGGGTGCCCGGTTGGCGTTGTTCGTTTTCGGGGGGATCGCTCTACTATTATCACCACGCGTCAAAGCTGACCCGACTGCCCTACCACCGCACCGGGAGGCTACCGCCGTCACACTCTGACATACTGTGCGTACCGCCCCAGCGCGGTCGTCTGCATGCTGATTAACTGCAGGCCAAATGGCACTGAGCGCCCGAGCCTGGCGGGTTGGGATTTTgccggttcgtcgcttatgcCACTGTTGCGGTCTTTTGTCTGTTTCGCTCGAATCCGTCTCGCTTTAGCGGCGCGAAAATCGGTCGCTCCATTCGCGTTCGTTGATATTAGCGTctttttggtgtttgtgtgtgtatgtgtgtgtgtgtgtgcttggtcGAAAGAGGTTGGTAGGGGAAGGAAGACTCTTCGCACCCACCGTTAAAGACAACGGTCGTGGAGACGATGGTAGTGGGTTGTAGTTTGCCTGGGTGATCGGCACGGTGGTCGCTGCAGTATAGCTCATCCAGTTTtcagactttttttttggctccgCCATCCGCTCGTTGGTACAACGATTAGGTTTTAGAGCCGCTGAAGCATCTCTCCGGCGTTTGGGTTCGCCCAGTCGCGATCAGTTCGATTCGGACACGCGCACGGAACGGTGTGGCAGGACTCGACAGTACCTGCTGCTACTTTGGCTACGCCTGACGCGATTCACGGGTggtaataattttttttgggagattttcgttgttgttttgctatttaaattttcgatcGTTCTCGAGGGTTTGGAAAAATTGGCCGTTGCAGTGCGAGTGCTAGATAAGGAGGATAGGGTTTATTCTAAACCGCTTTAAAGTGTGCCTTATCATGcagtttgcataaaatattagtgaataaattaaacattaatttccTCAATTCATTCCGTTTTCGCAGATTTTCTCACTAGCGAGAAAGAATCAATATAATCAACCGTGCTGCTCTGTCCACAACCATTGAAAAGAGCACCCAAAGTGAAGAGTGCGAAAGCAGGCACAGAAGGTTAAGATAAAAGCCGTAAGTGCAGGTGAACAGTGGTGAGTTCGGTACCGTACGTCAGCAAACCAGCTTCAGCCAAAATGAATCCAGACGTGCAGATAAGTGAATCCAGCAACGGCATCCTGGACCGTGTGATGAAGTTTTTCGTTGATAATCAAGGTGCGTtagtgtgtggttgtttttttgtttaaatgtattatttaGTTAAAAAGTGCATTATGGATCGAAATCGTAAcggtgcgtttgtgttttaCGTTGTTTCCATTGTAGATGAGCGCACGAAGGAGTGGTTCCTGTCCGGATCGATCACCCCCCTGATCATGATCCTCGTGACGTACCTGTACTTCTGCCTGTACGCTGGCCCGCGCTATATGGCGAAGCGAAAGCCCTTCAAGCTGGAGAGTGTGCTGATTGCGTACAATGCGGTCCAGGTGCTGCTCAGCATCGTGTTAGTGTATGAAGTGAGTGAATAGCTGcaatttctattgttttttaatcAAGTCGCTTTCCCGGAGTGTGTGAATTCAGAACATtatggaaaagggaaaatgtcACTAACAGTACCATCTTAAGCTTTTGTTAAAAGCagcccaaaacaaacaacaaaattcctCCCTAATGATACTGTTTGGTGAATGTTTAGCTCTTTCCATTCGTCAGATTTAATTCTCCCTCCATGTTGGCTTTAGTGGTTCGTGCTTATATAATCGAAATGGAGTGTCGAAACACTGACCAATCTCTTTGATACGTTTCACCACAGCCACGCCAGTGGCGTGGCGTCACCAATGCCTTCAGCTTACAATTTCTAGTCAAAAATTACCAGCGACCTCGTCTCGTCTAATTCCAACACGTTGTTCCCTGCCAACGGTTAACCGTACCCAGCATTAGTAGCGCGATGACGCTTAAGTGTTTCCACTAAAACGAAACTAAATCGAATGGGTTTAGCAAGTGTGGCATAAATTTTGCACCGTCGGGTAACATGTCGACCAGGAAGTTAACATTCGGTTGTTTCGATCGGTGATGTATGCTAAACGTTCGTCCTTGcgatgaagttttggtgtatCTTCTGGGAAGAGAATAAGGAAGCAACGGCGATAGGTGAACTTAAACCGGACAAAGTCAAAGGAGTTTATGTAAATGAATGctgatatttgttttaactttgGTTGACCTGTTCGGCACGCAAAATGTGACACGCAGTGcggatggaaaacaattccaTGTTCGATGATAAGAATCTTCTGTTCTTCtgctttgattaaaaaaacaattttctccTGTTTCTTGCTTTAATGATATGACAGtcaaatgaatttatttcaaCAGAATAACTTTAGTCGTAGCACGAAGGATGTGAGACAACATGGACAACCAGTATACCAACTGGAAGAAAAGGTTCAGATGTTGGTTTTTGGcgttttttaaagaattttcaAAAGCGTTTGACAGttttattctaattttatttaacgaaTTTGCTTTTCAATTTACACCCGTTGTTGAAGCATTTAGACCACTTTTCCTATACATACACAATCGTTGAGTTCTAGACTCTTTTTAATTAAGTCCTATAATGGGTTTTCCAACAATAACATTTATCGTGTCAGTAGATTTCATTTTGCTTGAATTTCGTGCCTtaaatgtttctgttttttttttcagggtATTGAAGGCGGTTGGAGGAAACATTACAATTACTCCTGCCAACCCGTGGACTACAGCCGAAACCCGGTAGCAATGAGGGTATGTACCGCTGTTGGAACAACATTTTCCGACCGCATCGCAACTACTTCTTTAAGAAGCACCTGCATCCAGCCTGTAACCGTGTTCCGCCTGTCGCTTTCTCCCATCTTCCAGATGGCTCGTGCCGTTTGGATGTACTACATGTGCAAGGTCGTGGAGCTGCTCGACACGGTGTTCTTCGTACTGCGGAAGAAACAGAACCAGGTTTCGTTCCTGCACGTCTACCACCACACCCTGATGCCAGTCTGTGGCTTCATTGGCGTCAAGTACTTTGCCGGTAAGTGTCGTTCCGCGGAAATGGGTCGTGCAATTCGATGCGTAAACATCCCGTACTGGGCGTGCGTACGGCCCACAGTGCACAAGGTCACCAAGGAAGCGGTCAGTGTCAATCCTTGCCTTCCCAAGCTCAACCGGCTGGGTAGCATTTTTCACGTCATggtgtgaaaaacaaatagcCGGTGACCGGTAGCAGTACAACCGCTGGCAAATTGTGACCAATGTGAGATGTACCTTAGAAattccaaacacaaacaccaagCGCTAGGATGGTGGCCTTCTTTCGGTGACCAGCTGGTCGACACTGGCAATCTTTGATGGTCAACATTGTGTTATCGCGCTAATTATTGTCTCCTCTGCTTGGCGATCCGCTTGGATGCGTTGACACTTTGTGTGAATGAAGTTAGTCAAAAATGCGTTCTCGTGCTTTTTCGAAGGCCGCCACCAGCATGAGCGAATGTAGAGTTTGGGAGATTTGAATGCCAAAGCGGCTGTTTAGACATTCAT
This region of Anopheles marshallii chromosome 2, idAnoMarsDA_429_01, whole genome shotgun sequence genomic DNA includes:
- the LOC128708879 gene encoding elongation of very long chain fatty acids protein 7, which codes for MNPDVQISESSNGILDRVMKFFVDNQDERTKEWFLSGSITPLIMILVTYLYFCLYAGPRYMAKRKPFKLESVLIAYNAVQVLLSIVLVYEGIEGGWRKHYNYSCQPVDYSRNPVAMRMARAVWMYYMCKVVELLDTVFFVLRKKQNQVSFLHVYHHTLMPVCGFIGVKYFAGGHGTLLGVINSFIHVCMYAYYMLAAMGPKVQKYLWWKRYLTVMQIIQFIIVFFHTVQVQFQPNCAYPKSIAALLTLNAGLFIYMFSSFYVHSYIRKSNAAAAAKRTAKAGEENNNQLECKPKDTVEVNRRPAVEVTGEFKKNL